The Bradyrhizobium sp. CCGB01 genome segment GAATATGAGGGCTGGCCGAACGGATTGAAGATCGCCGCCGACGGCCGCATCCTCGTCGCCGACTACATGCACGGCATCATGGAGCTCGACGCCGGGGCAGGACGCATCAAGCCGATCCTGACCGCGCGCAATTCGGAATCCTTCCGTGGCTGCAACGACCTGCATCTTGCCTCCAACGGCGACATCTTCTTCACCGATCAGGGCCAGACCGGCCTGCACGATCCCAGCGGGCGTGTTTATCGCCTGACGCCGAGCGGCCGGCTCGATTGCCTTGTTGACACCGGCATCAGCCCGAACGGCCTGGTGCTCGATCCCGGTGAAACCGTGCTGTTCGTCGCGATGACGCGCGACAACGCGGTGTGGCGGCTGCCGTTCATGAAGGACGGCAGCGTGTCGAAGGTCGGCCGCTTCTGCTCGCTGTTCGGCACCAGCGGCCCCGACGGCATGACGATGGATGCGGCCGGCCGCCTGTTCGTCGGCCACGCCTCGCTCGGCCACGTCTTCGTATTCGCACCGAACGGCGAATTGGTCGCGCGGGTCAAATCGTGCGCAGGGCCGAATTGCACCAATGTTGCGATCGGCGGCGCAAGCAA includes the following:
- a CDS encoding SMP-30/gluconolactonase/LRE family protein; the protein is MYLETPPRLIETTVFSAMPDKFRRKGVRTDWADANRPGVPTDSFIEGPSFDKDGHLYIVDIPFGRIFRIAPDGEWSLVIEYEGWPNGLKIAADGRILVADYMHGIMELDAGAGRIKPILTARNSESFRGCNDLHLASNGDIFFTDQGQTGLHDPSGRVYRLTPSGRLDCLVDTGISPNGLVLDPGETVLFVAMTRDNAVWRLPFMKDGSVSKVGRFCSLFGTSGPDGMTMDAAGRLFVGHASLGHVFVFAPNGELVARVKSCAGPNCTNVAIGGASKDRLYITESATGSVLVADVSGLNS